The Kogia breviceps isolate mKogBre1 chromosome 19, mKogBre1 haplotype 1, whole genome shotgun sequence genome contains the following window.
aaaaaaattctcccatgttttcttatttgtagtttCATTTTGTTATATTGAAATCTTTGACCCTCTGGGATTTTATTTGGTATAAGGAATGAATGAggaactaattaatttttttccagatggCTAACTAATTGTCCTAATATATTGATATTACATCTTCTCCCCGTTGGATTTAAATACAACTTTTGTTGTAActtatttcacatatatatttgggtcttttgactctatttcatttatttctaattctgtattCCTACACCAGTAGTAGCTTGTGTTAATTAATGTGGCCTTACTTTATAAATTCCAATAGAGTGGTATGGCATACTCTTTTTATTGATTGGGCAACTGGATATTTTCTCCCTAAAGTGATCTATAGAGTCAGTGCAAACCCAGTTAAAACTCTCGTAggcttttttggtagaaattgaaaaggattttttttttaataaacatgcagttaccatgtgacccaccTATTCCACTCCTagaatttacccaagagaaaggaaaacgtGTGTCCTCACGAAGACTTGTACACAGGTGTTCATAGTGGCTTTATatgtaacagccccaaactggaaatgacccaaatgtccttcagcaAGCGGAGAATAAACAAattgtatatccatacaatggaatactacttgtaaataaaaagttaaaattattgatacatgctccaacatggatgaatctcaaaataactatcctgagtgaaagaaaccagactaaatttattaaatactatatgattccatttatataaaattccaggAAAAGAAAGCTAATTAATCAACAGTGACAggaaacaggggacttccctggtggtgcagtgtttaagactctgctcttccactgcagggagcacaggttcaatccctggtcagggaactaagatcccacatgctgtgcggcacggccaaaaaaaaaaagaaaaagaaagaatacaggTTGTTACCTAGGGGTGGACTGATGCATTATAAGGGGCCACAAGGAAATTTTGGGAAGTGATGGAAATAGTCTTAAATGTGGTGATGGTTTAACAGGTGTATACATAATGTCAAAATGcatcacattgtatactttaaatatatgcagtttattgTGTTGGTTGTACATCGGTGaagttgaaaaaatttaaaagaagttcCAGAAGTAGTCGTTGCTCACTACTCTTCTTAGAATTTTTTAGGTATTCGTACatatttattttcccatgtaAACTTTAAAGTCAGCTACTCCAGTTACCAAAACAATCCTATCATTACTTTTCATTGAGCTAGTGTTATTTATAGCTTTAGTGAGAATTGCTTTCTTTATAATATTGAGTAGTCCTTAAGTATTGTGTTGTGTTTATTGCTATTATAAGTGAAATCTTTTCTTgcatcatatttattttctagcTGGTTGTGGATAGAGAAAAGCTGGCTGCCTCATTGACATCTCTTATTGTTTAAATAGTTTTTGAATTAATCCCTTATTGTTTTCAAGTGTACATTTAGGTATATATTACAAAGCTgaaataactaaaaagaaaaaaaagggaagagagtgAGCTTCAGGGCTCTGATTTTACCAACACACAACTTGCTTCTCctttcccaatttttttaaaactttatttatttatttttatttttggccgccttgggtctccgttgctgcgtgagggcttttctctagttgcagttcgcaggcttctcattgggtggcttctcttgctgcagagcacaggctctaggcgcgcgggcttcagtagttgtggcactcaggctcagtagttgtggctcgtgggctctagagcacaggctcagtagttgtggcacatgggcttagttgctctgcggcatgtgggatctttccggaccagggctcgaacccgtgtcccctgcactggcaggcagattcttaaccactgcaccaccagggaagtccctctcctttcCCAATTTTTATACCTCCTATTACTTTCTTTCATCTATTTGCAACCACTAgtactttctcttttgtttagtGTGAGGGTATGGCCTGTTTGTACCACTTAAGAATGTTGCccttaaaatcttttaattttgaaaaaaaatattttagaaattacttCTCAAGAAGTTTCTACTATACAGTGGATATCATCTGTGGAAGCAAAGATTGAagataaaaaagttaaaagagaaaataaactaacTTCAGGAAAGTTGGAGCAGCTCAGAAAAGAAAAGGTTAGAAAAATGTCTTCATCCAATTGTTTTTCTGGCCTAATGACTTTTTCACTATCCTTGGGTTATTCCGTTGGTAAAAGCGAGTATGGTTTTGTTTAGAAGATTACTTGTGTTAGATTAGATTTTACTTTAATGGAAACTTAAAGCAAAGTAGTATTTGTGCTGTGgctgaaatttttaaagtttaaaattcttGAAAGTATCTTGAAATTTTGAAACTTAGATCAAAATTGATGATGTGTttagaattaaattttttaaatttcttattcccTTTTGATAAATGTAAAATTGGCCCCCTTTCTCCTTTATGTTAAGCTCACACTGGTTTAGAAGGATTTCCTCTGACAGGGATTTGAGAGTTAGAATTCTTAAGAAACCTATTTTATAAATTAGGACTAGGAGGAGTAGAATtcagaagaaatgagaaatatgCCATTGTCGCGTTTGCTGCGTTCCTGCCGTATTGCAGGTGGAGAGTATTGTTCAGCTCATTTAGTAGTTCTGAATCTAGAATTTGGCTGTCTGGATCAGagaatgggaaaacaaaaaaaatcaacattactTGACTCTGCTTTTGGCACTCAGTCTTATTAAGTAGAGTTTAGGGTAGATCATTAAAAAGCATTGCCACTTGTCTGCTAAGTGCCATATAAAGACAATAGATTGATTCAGTGCCTGCCTTCTAGAAGTTTATATAAGATTGTGACTGTGACAGTAGCACGTTAATATGAACACATTATTCATGGCATTGACACATTAATATGAGGAAAGTGTGGATAGATAGGTTTCATTGTTATGAAGGTCTTCCTTCTATGAAAGGGCACAAATTATACCTAATATCTATATCTTGTAGGGATTGGAATTTAACCAGAAAGTTTCATATGTTACTAAAGCTTATCCCAGAAACCGTTACTGTTGCTTTACAACATCTGACAATGTATTTGACCACATTCATGGCGACtcctttatttcacttttcagATAAACTTCTTCCggaataaacataaaattcatgTCCAAGGAACTGATCTTCCTGACCCAATTGCTACATTTCAGCAACTTGACCAGGAATTTAAAATCAATTCTCGACTGCTTCAGAACATTCTAGATGCAGGCTTCCAGATGCCTACGCCAATCCAAATGCAAGCCATTCCAGTTATACTGCATGTGAGGATGAAGGCCTGTAAATgagtatgcgtgtgtgtgtgtgtgtgtgttcattctcTTTCCTCTGTCTTTGAAATCTTCCTTTCTGCCTTATCTCCCCTTGTTGAAATCCTACCCTTGCTTTCAAGGTCCATCTCTAATACCTTTGCCTCCGTAAGatttgtcttgatcactgctgcgAGATGTGATCTTTTTCCTTTACCAACACTGTTTCCCCTACCACCCAGTTcttcatgtgttttctttttcttgcaacaTTTGTCTTACACTTTACTGTGTATTTGCACTAATTATATTCATCTTTTCCATTTAACTAAGAGTGTTAATCTTCTGAGGATAGGGACTATGATCTGTTTTTTCATCCATGATTTAGTTTGTAATATTCAAGAACTATTTCAGAAATACAGAATTGTTATACATAACTTGACTTTGTTTTTATCCCAgtactttttattattgaagtctATTTAAGTACCCAAAACACGCATagattttaagtgcacagttcagtgagtTTCAACAGTGCATACCCTATGTAACCATCAACTCAGTGAAGGTGTGTAACATTTCTGTCACTCCAGACAGTTCTCTCATACCCCTTCCATTCAGTCCTCACCTGACCCCCGCCCAGAGGTAAGCACTTTTCTGGTTTCTATTGCCATGTTTTAGTTTTGCCTCTTATAgaatcatataagtggaatcattcattatttactctttttggtttctttcactctaATACTGTTTCTGAGATTCCTCCATGTTGCGTATATCAGTAGTTTGTTACTGAGTGGTATTctgttgtatgaatataccataatttgtttatgtGTTGTTGATAGAGGTATGAGTTAACTTAGATTTTTGGAAATTAAGTTTTTctgaggtttctttttgtagTGGTGAGAGCTGACTTTTTTCCCCAACATAACCAAGATGGCCTTCAGTTCTAGTAGCCAAAGGATATGAGTTCCCTCTCTCCTCATCCATACtaatccttttcattttctttgggaatTGAAATCAGAATATATTTGAATGATGTTGTTGACTAACATAGTAAATTTgcttttagttttcatttaagGCTGTTTCTGTAGTGACCTTCACTTAAAGCTTTAAAAATCACagtgacaaaaaaaataaataaatcacagtgACTTTTTGAAGATTGTCACCTATAAATGACTCTGTCACTCAGGTTTTtaccactttttatttcttacttttagcCGTTCTGTTATTTGTTAAAACGTTCCTTAAGGATGGAGCAATGCAGATATCAGGCCAAAAAGTTGGTTTTGTAATTTTGCTTTGATAAAGAGGTTTAGgggaaagaaaaattgaaataatggAAATAAGGTTGTGAATCATCTTTGAGTTTTAGTTATCTACTTTCTTTACCCAGTTCAAATGAACTTTAGTAATAATGCTCAGAAACTCTGTTGGGGCTGTTGTAGTAGGGGTGGGTAGAAAAGCAAATACGGGATAAGTTACAAGAGTGATGGGAATGTGAGTGTTTGGATTTATTatgtataattttgttatttttatggcTGGTAGCATTATTTGACTGGGCTCTGAAAAATTTATGTACTCTTCCTTGTACTTAATATACTCTGTTTTTAGGGTCGAGAACTTCTGGCTTCTGCTCCTACTGGATCTGGAAAGACTTTGGCTTTTAGCATTCCTATTTTAATGCAGCTGAAACAACCCACAAACAAAGGCTTCAGAGCCCTGATTATATCACCAACACGAGAACTTGCCAGCCAGGTATGACTGGTAGTTTCTGAAGAGGTTGTGTTTGTGTTTGTCAGTCATCTTTCTTATTTGAGGGTAATAGAAAGGTCCAAAAGAGTAAGGCCTGTGTCTTTCTCATGGTCATGTATTCTGTTCAAAGCACACTTCTCTGTATCTTACTGCATATGGGCAAGTCTTAAGTCTTTTCAGCTTTATGAAATATGTTGTTCTTAACATTTATACTTTGGTATATGCTCTAAGATCCTTGAAGTTGGAAGGCTACTATAATATATAGTTCCCctctaaaactttttttcctcACCCAGAAAAATGAAACCTCATTTCAGTTTTCGAGAAAGTAAAACTATACAATGATCCACTCCACCCTCCCAATGTGCTTAATACAAAATACATGCCAAGTATGAAACAGTTTTGTAACAGTACTGTATTCTACAAACAATACGTAACAGAATGGAAGAGTTTTGGTTTTATCTCTTGGAACTAGTTTACTAGACCGGAAGAAACTACTAAATCTTACTTAGTATTGACGTTCCAAAATGCTGAGATTCCAGGTTAATCTACAGATTACTGTGGGCTTAATTTCAGGTATTTATGGGTTGATAGtagatttattttgttaataatgaaaaagagactATACATCTTATCCAAGTATTTTAGCAGCAAATGTTTATATCATTTTCTGTTTTAGATTCACCGAGAGTTAGTAAAAATATCTGAGGGAACAGGATTCAGGATACACATGATCCACAAAGCAACAGTTGCAGCCAAGAAATTTGGACCTAAATCATCTAAGAAATTTGGTAAGGGGTTCATGCTTGAGATGTAAGGGATTTAGAAATTACAAGTATCCTAATTGCTACCTAGAAGTTCTTAAAGTGTAGTTAGTTTGATTTTTAGAAAAGCTGAAAGAGatctcctccttccccccacccagtAGTTAATATAAGTAtattccagtggttctcaaccagagaTGATTCTGCCCTTCACCCCCACCTCACCCTCTACCCCAGAGAtacttggcaatatctggagacattttaagttgtcacaactggggagagGTGCTACTAGTATAGGgacagaagccagggatgctgttaaacatcctgcAACGCACAGGTCAGCCTCCTATAACAAGGAGTTGTCTGAACCAAAATgccagtagtgctgaggttgagaatcCCTGCTTATTCTATTGATAGTTAATCTGCCATGGAAATATTTTGCAGATAAGACTGGTTTACATCCCTATTCTTAGATCAGCCAGAGAATCTGTTTTACTTGTCTTTTATCTTGAGCTTCTGAGTAAAATTGCATTTAAGGAAAGTATTttcctgaaaaacaaacaaatgtttgATAAGCAAACTGGTGGATTATAGTATTCTTGCCTCTTAGAAGCTGAGAAGGCAGATCAAATAAAAGGAGAGTAAGGATATAGTAGTTCGTGCTatgatggattaaaaaaatatgtatattagtTTATTGTGTTGTTGGTGTAGTGCATATAACCACTTCTCCCCACCTGAGGTTATTAACGGAACTTCAGGAGACTTAATCCCCTAATTCAAGAGGGATGAATGTTGTTTTTGCAATTTGtaccatttatttttccatatagatATTCTTGTGACGACTCCAAATCGACTAATCTATTTATTAAAGCAAGATCCTCCGGGAATAGACTTAACAAGGTACTTTACTTTAATAATgtcttttatgtgtgtttttcatTAAATTGATTATATTTTGTCCTCAATTACTTGTATTATTGCTCTTCGGAGCTTTCTATGTTGATGCTGAGAAAAAtggatttcattaaatttatagaaaagtaaCTATTCTGGTCTGGAAGAAAGTTAACAGATTCTGATAAGCAGTTAGTACAGAATTCCCCTAGAAATTTTCACATCTTTCAGCAATGGTGATGGCGTTCATAAGGTTTATCTGAGCTGCTGTCATTGCCAGTGGAACCTCATATCTTTGGGGCTAATGGAATAGGtacattaatttatatttatcttgtttttacctttttcttgcttatttttcttatacCTTTTTCTGGTATGATATGTAGATCTGGGAAGCATCATTGTGGTTTGACTTCTTCATGTGTTCCCACAGGTAGTGAAGCATCTTGGATCTTTCAGTTCAACACCCACAAgtgttttttgttatttcttaGTGTTGAATGGCTGGTAGTAGATGAATCAGATAAACTGTTTGAAGATGGCAAAACTGGGTTCAGAGACCAGCTGGCTTCCATTTTCTTGGCCTGCACATCCCACAAGGTCAGAAGAGCTTTGTTCAGTGCGACTTTTGCCTATGATGTTGAGCAGTGGTGCAGACTCAACTTGGATAATGTCATTACTGTTTCCATTGGAGCAAGGTAATTGTTCTTCCACATTATCCcactcatttctttaaaaaaacacaagtcATTATTTTAGACTAAAAGAGATAGGTTGTGTGGCCTAAGATTGATAAAAAGAGTTGGACTGAAAGAAATATATGCTTTAAAGTCAAGATTGATTAAGCATTTTCTATTTTAGAATAATCCAAAGGGAGATTCTCATATTGTCATATTGATGTATCTATCCTCATGCATTTAGTTGGTTTTTCCAATCCACAAAGTATGACATGAGCTCTGTGGCCACCCAAACGATTTAATCTCGCTGATGGCTTAACAAAGTAGGGCCACGGGGAAGGAAGCTGATGTTACTGAGCCACTTGatttataattgctttttaaaaatattttggggagCATTTATGCTAAATGGTAGAGAAAAGTCTTATGAAATTATGATATTGCCACTTGATATACTATAATGCAACACATGAAATGGTCAGAGTGAAGATTGTAGCTATATAAAAAAgtgcttaggggcttccctggtggcgcagtggttgagagtccacctgccgacgcaggggacatgggttcgtgccccggtctgggaagatcccacatgccgcggagcagctgggcccgtgagccatggccgctgagcctgtgctccgcaacgggagaggccacaacagtgagaggcccgcataccacaaaaaaaaaaaaaaaagtgcttataATACCATGTTAAGTAAAAAAAGGAGCCAAATGAAATAGTAAAGAATATCCTGTCTACTTTCAACATAAAACTCCtgtgtataaaaagaaaaatagaacagatTAACCATAAACATAATTATAAAGGCAGATAACAGAATGGAAAAAGTATTTACACATGGTATAGAGTGTTAATAAAGCCTAAAGATACCTCACCCCAACTGTTTGTCAATAAATAAACCTTTGCtaaccattaagaaaaaaatttaggcATATGTAACAACCCCctttaaaatgttctcattttacccaataattttacttttagaaaGATTTTGTAAGCAATTAGACACATGAAAATTTATGACTAGAACACAAAATGTCAACGTTTATTCTAAAATGGTAGAATTGtgggtaatttattttattgtttatgtctttatttttttaaattttcttgagataacatttttataatcataacaaaacattcaaagacctaaatagacgtttctccaaagacatctagatggccaataggcacatgaagacATGCTCagcgtcactaattattagagaaatgcaaataaaaagtacaatgaggtatcacctcagaccagtcagaatggccatcatcaaaaagtctacaaagaataaatgctagagaaactaacacaacattgtaaatcaactatactccaataaaaattttaaaaagaaaaaagaataaatgctggcgagggtgtggagaaagggaaccctcttacattgttggtgggaatgtcaattggtgcagccactatggaaaatagtttggaggttccttaaaaaactaaaaatagagttaccatatggtccagcaatctcaactccagggcatatatccggagaaaattataattcgaaaagatacatgcaccccagtgttcatagcagcactgtttacaatagccaagacatggaagcaacctaaatgtccattgagagatgatgggtaaagaagatgtggtatacatacacacacacacacacaaatacacacagagagaggaatattattcagtcataaaaaagaatgaaataatgccatgcagcaacatggatggacccagacattatcatactaagtgaagtaagtcagacagagaaagacaaatatcatatgatatcacttatatgtggaatctaaaaagtgatacaaatgaacttatttacaatgcagaaacagacttacagacagaaaacaaagttacaattaccaaaggagaaaggcagagatggggataaattaggagtttgggattagcagatacaaactactgtatataaaatagataaacaacaaggtcctactatatagcacatggaactatattcaatatcttgtaataaactataatggaaaagaatctgaaaaataatatatacacacacacacacacacacacaacggaatcactttgccgtacacctgaaacgaatacaacattgtaaatcaactatacttggattaaaacatttttaaaaagaacgaataaaacatttaaaaataacaactttgtctttaagttaaaatataaataattcggTACTTATATTGACAGTGGAAAAGGTCATTCTGTTGGAGTTATGtgtaaattttttcatttatttagaattCAAGGGGGGAAACAAAAATTGGCTCTTGCAAAACTACAAGGGATGTTTTCTTCTTAGGAATTCTGCAGTAGAGACTGTAGAACAAGAGCTTCTCTTCGTTGGGTCTGAGACTGGAAAACTTCTGGCCATGAGAGAACTTGTTAAAAAGGTATATTTGGACTACATTCTTGAGTTTTGTTAATGTTCACCAAGCCTTGTATTACTAGGTGTAATATTACTAGCAATTACTTGTATTACTAGCCTCGGAAGACGGATTTATTATGAGCACTTAACTTCCTGGCAGACCCTTGATTGGGGCTCTGCTGGGTCTCCCGCCTCCTGCTGGCAGTTTTGGGGGTCTCTCTGTCCCAGCTTCTCCCTGCCCACACCCTAACTCCCATCCAGAACTGGCTGCAGGGCTCCCAGCTCTCCTCCCTGTCACCAGGTAGGGTGGtcagtgctgtggcctgggtCCCTGAGCTGTGCTATTGAGGGGGTCCTGCTGCAGGATTCCTGGGTGGGGCCCCCTCTGTGCCCTGGCTGTTTCCATGTTTCAGCTGAAATAAAAGgttttagaaactttaaaaaaaaaaaaaaagggggggggaggtTGAGTGCTATTCCTGCGTCATATTTAGTAATCCAGTGGTAAATTGGTAAGAAGCACATTGGAGCAACTCTTGTCTCAAAGGGGAGAGGCTCTCCTCTCAGAATATATTAAGATTTCTGTTCCCAGCTCGGGGTAGGCCAGGGAAAGACCTACCTGCTGCCCTGAATGCCTCCTTTTTCCACACCAGCACACTGGCGGGTtctgttccagaccaccacagtaaagccaatgt
Protein-coding sequences here:
- the DDX52 gene encoding probable ATP-dependent RNA helicase DDX52 isoform X2, with protein sequence MDAHDLFRRLGAGAKFDVRRFSADAARFKIGKRKYDFGSSEVLQGLDFFGNKKSVAGECEASRTHRELQDEEKNEESLTERKREQNKKKRKKVTSEITSQEVSTIQWISSVEAKIEDKKVKRENKLTSGKLEQLRKEKINFFRNKHKIHVQGTDLPDPIATFQQLDQEFKINSRLLQNILDAGFQMPTPIQMQAIPVILHGRELLASAPTGSGKTLAFSIPILMQLKQPTNKGFRALIISPTRELASQIHRELVKISEGTGFRIHMIHKATVAAKKFGPKSSKKFDILVTTPNRLIYLLKQDPPGIDLTSVEWLVVDESDKLFEDGKTGFRDQLASIFLACTSHKVRRALFSATFAYDVEQWCRLNLDNVITVSIGARNSAVETVEQELLFVGSETGKLLAMRELVKKGFNPPVLVFVQSIERAKELFHELIYEGINVDVIHADRTQQQRDNTVHSFRAGKIWVLICTALLARGIDFKGVNLVINYDFPTSSVEYIHRIGRTGRAGHKGKAVTFFTEDDKPLLRSKQKKKMIKKPLERESISTTPKYFLEKAKDKRKKVTGQNSKKKVTPEDKS
- the DDX52 gene encoding probable ATP-dependent RNA helicase DDX52 isoform X1, which produces MDAHDLFRRLGAGAKFDVRRFSADAARFKIGKRKYDFGSSEVLQGLDFFGNKKSVAGECEASRTHRELQDEEKNEESLTERKREQNKKKRKKVTSEITSQEVSTIQWISSVEAKIEDKKVKRENKLTSGKLEQLRKEKINFFRNKHKIHVQGTDLPDPIATFQQLDQEFKINSRLLQNILDAGFQMPTPIQMQAIPVILHGRELLASAPTGSGKTLAFSIPILMQLKQPTNKGFRALIISPTRELASQIHRELVKISEGTGFRIHMIHKATVAAKKFGPKSSKKFDILVTTPNRLIYLLKQDPPGIDLTSVEWLVVDESDKLFEDGKTGFRDQLASIFLACTSHKVRRALFSATFAYDVEQWCRLNLDNVITVSIGARNSAVETVEQELLFVGSETGKLLAMRELVKKGFNPPVLVFVQSIERAKELFHELIYEGINVDVIHADRTQQQRDNTVHSFRAGKIWVLICTALLARGIDFKGVNLVINYDFPTSSVEYIHRIGRTGRAGHKGKAVTFFTEDDKPLLRSVANVIQQAGCPVPEYIKGFQKLLSKQKKKMIKKPLERESISTTPKYFLEKAKDKRKKVTGQNSKKKVTPEDKS